A genomic stretch from Candidatus Hydrogenedentota bacterium includes:
- a CDS encoding ACT domain-containing protein — MKIQQLSMFLENKPGHLSEPCRLLAEAGINILTLSVADTQQFGILRLIVRDWEKAKQVLESAGGVVNVTEVVATEVEDRPGGLIKILDIIENAGLNIEYMYAFTFRCDDKAVIVFRFDNPDQAIAALQAQNINVVNGVELYDRSH, encoded by the coding sequence ATGAAAATACAGCAATTGTCCATGTTCCTAGAAAATAAACCGGGACACTTGAGTGAGCCATGTCGTTTACTCGCTGAAGCGGGTATTAACATCTTGACCTTGTCGGTGGCGGATACGCAGCAATTCGGAATTCTGCGGCTCATCGTGCGCGATTGGGAAAAAGCCAAGCAGGTATTGGAAAGTGCCGGCGGCGTCGTGAACGTTACAGAAGTGGTTGCCACAGAAGTAGAAGATCGGCCCGGCGGGCTCATAAAAATTCTTGATATTATCGAAAACGCCGGATTGAACATCGAATATATGTATGCCTTCACTTTCCGTTGTGATGACAAGGCGGTCATCGTCTTTCGTTTCGATAACCCTGATCAAGCCATTGCAGCACTTCAGGCTCAAAATATCAATGTTGTTAACGGTGTGGAACTTTATGACCGAAGCCATTAA
- a CDS encoding phenylacetate--CoA ligase → MMGEYWHDGGCSFHPASGPDYLPLEQLRQLQLHRFQAVVKRSYDHVSLFRERMQKRGMSPEDFRSLDDAKDLPFTVKSDLRDTYPFGLFASPMSDIVRLHASSGTTGKPIVVAYTQEDLRVWSNVMVRSFAACGLDRSDVIQNAYGYGLFTGGLGAHYGAEALGATAIPISGGNTDRQIMLMKDFRATAICCTPSYFLRILERAPELGVDIRALPIKAGVFGAEPWTEEMRKRIEPEAHIKAYDIYGLSEIIGPGVANECQVQEGLHIFEDHFYPEIIDPETLLPVPDGTEGELVLTTLSKQAMPMIRYRTRDITSLETECCPCGRTIRRMRRISRRSDDMFIIRGINVYPSQIETALLAVEGTSPHYQIVLTNDGTMDDVEVHVEVTPEVFGDTIRTMETLQKRLAASIERIINIRVKLRLVEPNSIQRSEGKAKRVLDMRKS, encoded by the coding sequence ATTATGGGTGAATACTGGCATGATGGAGGTTGTTCCTTTCATCCGGCGAGCGGTCCGGATTATTTACCTTTGGAACAACTGAGACAACTGCAGTTACATCGTTTTCAAGCCGTGGTTAAACGTTCTTACGACCACGTTTCTTTGTTTCGTGAACGTATGCAAAAACGAGGCATGAGTCCCGAAGATTTCCGCAGCCTTGACGATGCGAAAGACTTGCCTTTTACCGTTAAATCGGACTTGCGCGATACCTATCCCTTCGGTTTATTTGCCAGTCCCATGAGCGACATTGTACGCCTCCACGCTTCAAGCGGTACCACGGGAAAACCCATTGTGGTCGCATACACGCAAGAAGACTTACGGGTTTGGTCCAACGTGATGGTACGTTCTTTTGCCGCCTGCGGACTGGACCGAAGCGACGTCATCCAAAATGCCTATGGCTACGGATTGTTCACCGGAGGACTCGGTGCTCATTACGGCGCGGAAGCACTCGGCGCAACGGCCATTCCCATTTCCGGCGGCAATACAGACCGTCAAATCATGCTCATGAAAGATTTCCGTGCCACTGCCATTTGCTGCACGCCCAGTTATTTTTTACGTATTCTTGAACGTGCTCCCGAACTGGGCGTAGATATTCGTGCACTGCCGATTAAAGCCGGCGTATTCGGCGCCGAGCCCTGGACCGAAGAGATGCGCAAACGTATTGAGCCGGAAGCCCATATTAAGGCTTATGATATTTACGGTCTTTCTGAAATCATCGGGCCGGGCGTGGCAAATGAATGTCAAGTTCAAGAAGGGCTGCACATTTTTGAAGACCATTTTTATCCGGAAATCATTGATCCGGAAACGCTGCTGCCTGTTCCCGACGGAACAGAAGGTGAGCTGGTGTTGACTACTTTAAGCAAACAAGCCATGCCTATGATTCGATACCGAACCCGTGACATCACCTCGTTAGAAACTGAATGCTGCCCTTGCGGCAGGACGATCCGCCGAATGCGCCGCATTTCCAGACGGAGTGATGACATGTTTATCATTCGCGGCATTAACGTCTATCCATCCCAAATTGAAACAGCGCTTCTCGCTGTGGAAGGCACTTCTCCCCACTATCAGATCGTGTTGACCAATGACGGGACCATGGACGATGTGGAAGTACATGTGGAGGTTACGCCGGAAGTATTCGGTGATACGATACGCACGATGGAAACGCTTCAAAAACGGCTTGCCGCTTCCATCGAACGCATTATTAATATCAGGGTTAAACTGCGCTTGGTGGAACCGAACTCTATACAACGGAGTGAAGGCAAAGCGAAGCGGGTTTTGGATATGCGGAAATCATAA
- a CDS encoding inositol monophosphatase, with translation MYELNFIKDFIRTNSNYVVEKHREKHLVIVTDKANDPNNLLTEVDLTIQKRFIDAVQEKFPDDLIVAEENNLDKTPERTKGRIWVIDPIDGTYNFIRGFNPVFAISIAFMEGGVATAAGVGLPLKNAIFHAALGKGAWCDARRLAVSKVQSMDKACFEVDFDGMIDRRNLLKQGPAILKKAGRIRCLGSAAVGICQVASGDVDGYLHMSLHPWDYAAAQLIAEEAGALATRLDGSPLHVFDNKKGVLVTNGALHQAALDMITL, from the coding sequence ATGTACGAACTTAACTTCATCAAAGACTTTATTCGCACTAATTCCAATTATGTAGTGGAAAAACATCGGGAAAAACATCTCGTAATCGTAACGGATAAAGCCAATGACCCCAATAATTTGCTTACTGAAGTGGATTTAACAATTCAAAAGCGCTTCATCGACGCTGTCCAAGAAAAATTTCCCGATGACCTGATTGTGGCGGAAGAAAATAATTTAGATAAAACGCCGGAGCGTACCAAAGGGCGGATATGGGTGATTGATCCCATTGACGGCACCTATAATTTTATTCGTGGATTCAATCCTGTTTTTGCAATCAGCATCGCCTTCATGGAAGGGGGCGTTGCCACGGCGGCGGGCGTGGGATTGCCCTTGAAAAACGCTATTTTTCATGCTGCTCTCGGAAAAGGGGCGTGGTGTGATGCACGGCGCTTGGCAGTCTCAAAAGTGCAATCCATGGACAAGGCCTGTTTTGAAGTTGATTTTGACGGCATGATCGACCGCCGCAATCTTTTAAAACAAGGACCTGCCATTTTAAAGAAAGCCGGGCGGATCCGTTGTTTGGGCTCCGCCGCTGTCGGTATTTGTCAGGTAGCATCGGGGGATGTGGATGGCTATTTACACATGTCTCTTCACCCTTGGGATTATGCGGCTGCCCAGCTCATCGCCGAAGAGGCGGGAGCACTGGCAACACGTCTCGACGGCTCGCCCTTGCACGTTTTCGATAATAAGAAGGGAGTTCTTGTGACCAACGGGGCATTGCATCAGGCGGCACTGGATATGATCACCTTATAG